One Bombina bombina isolate aBomBom1 chromosome 5, aBomBom1.pri, whole genome shotgun sequence DNA segment encodes these proteins:
- the ACBD7 gene encoding acyl-CoA-binding domain-containing protein 7, with protein MSPQANFDKAAEDVKKLKTKPTDDELKELYGLYKQSTAGDINIECPGVLDLKGKAKWEAWNLKKGISKEDAMTAYISKADELIEKYGI; from the exons ATGTCTCCCCAG GCCAACTTTGACAAGGCAGCAGAGGATGTAAAGAAGCTGAAAACCAAACCAACTGATGATGAACTGAAGGAGCTGTATGGCCTTTACAAGCAGTCAACTGCCGGGGACATAAATATAG AATGTCCTGGAGTGCTAGATCTGAAGGGAAAAGCTAAGTGGGAAGCATGGAATTTAAAGAAAG GTATTTCCAAAGAAGATGCCATGACTGCCTATATTTCTAAAGCAGATGAGCTGATTGAAAAATATGGAATATGA